Below is a window of Aulosira sp. FACHB-615 DNA.
AAATCGGCTTTCTTGAGCGCATAAAGCCCTTCCTTATTATTTTCTGCTCCATCTGGTGTGAAGTCAGCCTTAGCCAAAGGTAAACCATCTGAAGCTTGATCAGCATCTGCTACTTTAGATGATTCGTCGGCATTGCTATGAGCAGTAGGAACTGTAGATGGTAGGGATTCTCCCCCCCGAACTAACTGAGATTCATTCGCCAATACTTTATCTACTCTGCGCGGACTATCCTGAACAGTAAGATTGCGAAATCTTTCAGTTACCCCAGTTTTTGTATCTTTAACGGTCAGGTTGAATAAGTCTGCTTGGTTCACGCCCAAAAGCTGTTGAGCCTCTTTATCTTTCGGCACATCGTGATCGATGCGGGCTTGTAAATAGTTCCCCCAACTACCTGGATCAACTGCCTCTAGCGTCAATCCTTTGACTGTCAGCTTGGCTGTATGTGGTTTAGCAGATTCAGGCGGCGTAGCCTCTGGCTTTCCTGAATCTTTGTGGTACAGTCGCACAATGATTGCTTGGCTACCGCCGTTTAAGTAGAAGTCACGCACAGCATAGCTCAGGGTGCTTTCTATCCACAGTCCGCCAAAAATTCGCTCAAAGTCACCAAAGCTGTTGATAGTAACAGGTTCGTTGACTGGCCCACGCAAAGCCCGACCAATAAAAGCAGTAACAGAAGTAGCTACACCTGTAATAGTTCTTACACCACTAGGAATTTCTTCAATATAAACTCCTGGGTAAGTGGGTGTGATAGGCATTAGAAGTTCCTCTGGCAATGATTCTTCGTAGCCAATATTTAAAAGTCTAAATTTAAAGACTTGTTTGGCTTAATTCAGCCGTTTTTTAAACATACCATTCTTTCTTTTAAATGCACTAATTACGTAAAATTAGTTAGCAAAATAGTCTGAATTTATATACTTTGACCAAAAATAATTATTCACAATAATTACAGCAATTACTTTGTTTAATAAAGTCATAAAAGTTCACTGAAATTAGCTGTGCATGAGTATTAAGTAATGAGTAATAAGTAAATTTTTTGCTGTACCTCATACCATTTCACTCTAAACATGATACAGATAGGCAAGCAGCGCCTCGACTCCACTCGGCGACCGGAAACAAAGGTGTAGAGGAAGTGATTTGTATCAGTAATTTCGTGAATTGGTATCAGAACCATCAAATCTACTATATAGGACTCATATTTGATTTCTGAAAAAAAAAGAATTACTAAAAATCTTGTGGTATCGTTATTATTTATTTTTACTTTTGCCTTTTTACTTTTACCTTTTTACTTTTGCCTTTTTACTTTTGCCTTGTTGTACTAGCCTCTTTTCTCCATATACTTCAGGACTTACGCATCAAAATTTTTTGTGGGGATTGGGTGTGAGGGTGAAAGGGTATGGGGTGTAAGGGTTTTGGATACTTACACCCTCATACCAATTTAATGTGAAGTTGCACATATCTTGATCCCCCTAAATCCCCCTTTTTAAGGGGGACTTTGATGGATGTTTTTCTGGTTCCCCCCTTTTTAAGCTACGGTGTACACACAAGTCTTGAAATCCTACCTATCGTTTGGTTTCGTCGTCTAGCTTTCAGTTTTGCGATCGCTCTAAAAGCCTGTCATTGCGTACCCCTGCGGGGAAGCAAGCTACGTGTAGCGTCTCGCTCCAGAGGAACGACGTTCACGAAGTGTTCCCGAAGGGTAGCAATCGCCAAAACTACGGGATTATGCGATTACTTCGCTCCGTTATCACTGCGCTCGTAATGACAATTTAAGGGGTCTATAACGCCTGAAACCCTTGCAGATAGTACTTGTGTGTACACCGTAGCTTTTTAAGGGGATGCTCAAGGGGATCTGATTCTATGCAGCTTCATAAAAAATTGGTATTACACCCTCATACCCCTGCACCTATATCTCTATTTTCCTTTTCCCCCATACCCATAAACCCCTACTTTCCCTACACCCCCACACCCTTAAACCCCCGCTCACTGAGCGCAGTCGAAGTTGGTCACTGAGCGCAGTCGAAGTTGGTCACTGAGCGCAGTCGAAGTTGGTCACTGAGCGCAGTCGAAGTTGGTCACTGAGCGCAGTCGAAGTGCTAATTCCCACTCTGACAAACTCCCCTATCACCCTCACTCAAATTCGGCGCGTAAATTAAATAGTTACGCAACCACCCACAACCCCGCGCTAGTAATTGCTCTAAACTTTCTACATTCCACAACCGCGCTGTCTTGTCATCTGAGGCGGTGAGGATGCGCTGCCCATCGGGGCTGAAACTGGCACTGTTGACATCACCCTCATGCCCCTGGAACTTGGCAATTTCCCTGCCCTGTAAGTCCCACAACCGCGCTGTGTTGTCATAAGAGGCGGTGAGGATGCGCTGCCCATCGGGGCTGAAACTGGCTCTGATGACCACACCCTCATGCCCCTGGAACTTGGCAATTTCCCTGCCCTGTAAGTCCCACAACCGCGCTGTCTTGTCATAAGAGGCGGTGAGGATGCGCTGCCCATCGGGGCTGAAACTGGCACTGATGACCACACCCTCATGCCCAGCCATCACCGTAATGCCCCGCACTTTATCCAAAATTGTCTGTAAAGCCAACACTGGGTTAGCAGCTGGGTAATCTTGGAGTTGTTTAATTCCCCGCTTATCTATTAAACTTTTTAACTCTCTGCCATCCCGCATCGCCGCCAGCAAAGCCCCCACTTGATTAAACTGCAAGCGGTTAATATTTGCCAACCCTGACCGTTCCAGCCTAATACCAGCCAAGGCAATTTGTCGTTCTGCTTCTGTTTTTTCTAAGTCATTTTGTGCCTTTCGCACCCGTCCTTGCGCCAGTCTTTGGGCTGCTGCCGCAGTTTCTAACCCCCGCAAAGCCTCTTGCTGTTGTGCTTTGGCTTGTCGCAGGTCGTTTTGTGCCTTTTCTACTTGTTTCCGCGCCAAATTTTCTTTGTCTTGTGCTTGTGCCAGTTGTAAGTTTGTGGCATCTAGTTGTTGCTTGGCAATTTTCTCTTGCTTTTTTAAATTAGCCTCAGCATTCTTAACCTTGATTTCGGCATCAGCCACCTTTTTATTAGCATCATTAATTCGCTGCTGTGCCGCTTTTAATTCCTCCTCCTTTTGTTTTTTCTCACTATCAATTTTGTCCCGTTCATCTCTCGCCACCGCCAATTGTTCATTACTTCGCCCCGCCAACACTCCCAACCCCACCGCCGCCACCCCAGAAACCAGCAACAACACTAAAGCAATTTGTACTCGCCGCCTAGCTGTTTTATTCGCGGCTGTTAATATTGCTTGTTCTTTCTTCGCTATTTCTAAATCTCGTTCAACTTCTTTTCTTTCTAATTCCTGACTAGCATCCAAAAACCGATCATCTATATCAGTTAAACTTTTGCCAATTCGCCAAGCCAAAGCCTCTTTCAAAGCCTGTCCCCGCAACAACCGCGACTCATCTAGATAATTAGCAGCCTTCCAAGCATTAAAAGCATCAGAATAAGGACGCAAATTCGCCAACAACTGCTCACACCACAGCGAGTTAAACACCTCTGCATAAATGCGGTTATAAACTCGCAACTTTCCCTCGCGCCTCACTACCAACCCACTCAACCGCAATTCTATTTGTTCCGCACTGTCATCAGTGGCAACTTCACCCTGCTGCAAAATCTGTTGATACAACCCCAACAACCGCCCAGTCCGCAACTCCCCACTGCGCGTAATTCTATATAAAATCGTCTTCAAATGTTCCGGCTCATCCTGCCCTTCCCAATTCTCAATAATCCGCTTTCTGACTACACTTTCCACCCACTCTGCAATTTTAGATTTTGGATTTTGGATTTTAGATTCTTCTCCAAACTCTGCAACTAATAACTTACAAACCTTTTGCGTCAAAAACGGCTGTCCCCCCGTCCACGCCAACACCGCCGCCATCACCTCTTGCGGATTTCCCACCGTTGCCAAACCCCGTGCCAAAGGTTCCGCCTCATCCAAATTAAACCCAGTTAAATCAATCGCCCTACCAATATTAAAAGGCGTGCGTCCTTTATCTTGAATCAAATCAGAAGGGGTAGACACACCAATTAAAGCAAAAGTCACGCGGTTATATTCTGGTTTTTCAGCGCGGCGGTTATAACAATCTCGAATAACTGCAAAAAAGTCATCTAAATTAAATCCCAGACTTAAAACACTATCAATTTCATCAATAAAAATTACAATCTTGCCACTTATTTTTGCTAATAAAACTGTTTCAATAAACTTACTAAAACGCTGCACTGGTGAAATTAAATTATGCTCATTCCACCAAATTTCTAAATCAAAATCAGTATACAAATTAAAATATCCCACCAACGTATCTATTACCCCGGCATACCATTGTTCCGGTGTAATATCATCCGTCCCTATGGCTGTAATATCCACCGCCGCACAAGCAAAACCCTCATCTTGCAATTGCCGCATTACCCGCACCCGCAAGCTAGATTTCCCCATCTGCCGAGAGTTGAGGACATAACAAAATTCCCCAGCCTGCAAGCCTGCATACAAATCATCGTCAGCTTGTCGTCTGACATAAGTTGGCGCATCTTGGGGTAAACTTCCCCCGACTTGGTACTGGTATTGAGTCATATTGTGTAGGGGTGAAAGGGTGTAGGGGTGAATATGTCTGAAAAATATCAAATATTTCGCTTGATCCCCCCTAACCCCCCTTTTTAAGGGGGGAATTTTCTTCAAGTCCCCCTTTTTAAGGGGGATCTAAAAGTATGGAGAACAAAACAAACAATTTTTCAGATATCCTCTAGTGAATTTGTAAAAGAATTAAGAATCGTTATCAGTTATCAGTTATCAGTTATCAAAATAATTTTGTTCACTGTTCACTGATTTTCACTCCCAGGCGATCGCTAAAATATTTCCGGTATAAATTACATAAAGGCATAACTTTATTTCCTTGAAACTTCACTAACCCCATACTCCGCAGTTTAAAGGCGGCTGTTGTTCCCACATCAACGGCTACATCAGCCATAAGTACTTGTTTAAAAGCTGTCAGCAATTGTTCATCCTCCTGCAAATTCAGCAAATGACGACGCAAATGATCACTATATGCACCAGACTCTGTAGGCGCTGTTTGTTCTAGTTCTTGCCAAGTCATTCTCCCCCTCGCCATTTGATACAAAGCCACCCGCACTAAATAAGGGTGTCCACCAAATAAGCTAATTAACTCCTCAACTTGTGAGTTATGCCAATTCAGTCCATGACGTTGTACCAAATCTTTTACCTGTGCTGGATTTAATTCTGGCAACTCCACAGGTAAACCCACATTAAACGGTGACTGATTAATATTCAGAGGAATATACACTTCTTTAGAATGGACAATTACCAGTCTCAGCTTTTGCCAAATTGCATCATTTTTAGCACGCTCATGCCATGCCCGCAGCAAGCCGAAAAAATCTGTAGCAATTGAGGGATGTTTAAAAATTTCGTCTACTTCATCTAAACCCAAGACAATGGGCGCGTCTATCTCTTTCAGCAAATACCTTTGAAAGTAGTTGGAACACTTGTTTTTACTTCCTAAAACCCCGCGCCAAAAATCATCTAACTTGTCTGGGAAACCAAGACTATCGGTAATACTGGCGCAAAACCACTGCAAAAACATATCCAAACTATCAAGAAATTCCGCATCGGCTGACTGAAAGTTTAAATACGCTGTTTCATAGCCTTGTTTACTGCCATAATCCAGAATCCGCGACATTAACGAACTTTTACCCATTTGGCGCGGTGCTTTAATTCTAATTAATGCCCCAGCGTTGAGAATTTCTGTGTAACAGTCAGTTTCTACAGGAGGGCGATCGATGTAAAATGCAGATCCTAAAGGAACTTGCCCTTCAGGATTTTCTAAGAATACTGCTGATGTGACTGTTGTTTCTGAAACTGAATTTTTCCGGCTTTTGAGAACTGGAGTGGAAGATTCAGGAATGTTTTTTAAGTCGATCGCATTACAACCAAACTCATAAGCATCTTGGTATGATCTATCAGCGCCGAGTGCGTCATAAAAACCCACTGCAAACTCTCTGGCTGCTGCATCACCAATTTCTTGATTCATCCCGACTACGCAGTCAATATGCTGAAAAATCGCCTCAGCTTGGACTTCGCTATAGCAGGCGTTTAACAACACACACTCAATTTTGTCTTTAAATAAACTAAATAACTTAGTTAAAGCCTCTGTACTAACTACTTGCCCTTTTCCGGCATCATTTTCTAATACTAACCCTTGATTACCTGCGCCATGTCCCGAAAAATGCACAATTTCTGGTTCATAGTCTAACAGCGATCGCCGCAAATCTTCGGGACGCACCGCCCAACTCGCAATAATTTCAAATTTATTTCGACTATTGGCACGTTTCAATCCTGCCTGAATTTCTCTAACTTCTTGGTCTAAACGTAATGGTCTACCGTTGCTAGGATGGGCTGATAGTATCAGGATTTTTTTCACAGAGTGAACTAGTGTAGATTAACCCAGGTTTTTTCCCTAAAATTAGTGTACTACAGCTAATATTCTCTGAAATCTATGCTAAAAATAGCAGGCAACAAACTTGGATGTCTTTTACATTCTGTGTGAAGCGATCGCTATTATATCTATACAGGACTTACGCACAAAGATTATCTGTGGAGATTGGGTGCAAGGGTGAAAGGGTTTGGGGTGTAAGGATTTTGAATAAGTACACCCTCGCCAAAACCCTTAATTTTTCGTTTTTATGCGTAAGTCCTACCACAGTTAAAAGTTGAAAATTTAACTATTATTTTTCTTTTTTGAGAATGATTAAACAGGGATAAGTGCCGTTAGGATAAAACTGAAAGCAACAATCTTAATGGAACCGTGACAGCCAATTCAGCTAATACCTCTACAACCATATTTCGCCTATCTCCGTTGATTCGGATTACTCTGTTGAGTTTATATGTAGCACTCACAATACCATTGCCATTTTTAGCCCAAGCAACAGCCGCGCCAACACCACCCTCGTTACTGTGGGTAGGAATTGTCATCGGCTTTGTCGGACTGTATGCAGTGTTGACAGAAAGAGTAATTGTCAATGACCAAGAAATTCAGGTAACTTACCCTGTATGGGTTCCGCGTTTCTTTCGTAAAGGTTGGATTTTACCTTGGTCAGAGGTTAAAGAAATCAAACCCCGTTCTACAGGTCAAGGCGGTTTAGTTTATTATTTCCTCAGCAAAGATGGTAAAGCTTATTTATTACCAATGCGTGTGGCTGGTTTTGCCCGGTTAGTGAACATCGTCCAAGCCAAAACCGGCATAGACACTACAGATGTCCGTCCCTTAGCGCAGCCTTGGATGTATGCGATTTTATTTGGATTTACCTTACTACTGCTGTTAGTTGATGCTTGGACTATTAATACAGCCTTGACACTATCTTAAATTAAAGACTCACGTAAAGACGAAAAAATCCTTTGCGTGAGAAAAAAGGAAAACTATCACTGTGGATAATTTCACTCCACAAGCCCAACTCCGGCTTGAGCAAGTTAATCTATTTACCAAACTAAAAAGCAATCACCAAGGATACCCAATCTTACAGAATATTTCCTTTCAAGTATTCCCTGGTGAAAGAATTGCGATTTTTGGCGTAACTGGTGCTGGTAAAACCTCATTACTACGCTTGATAAACCGCTTAACTGAACCGACTAGCGGTAAAATCTATCTGGAAAATCAGGAATATCGCCAAATTCCTGCTATTCAACTGCGCCAAACAGTAACACTGGTGTTGCAAGAGTCAAGACTACTGGGGATGACAGTCCAGCAAGCATTGGAATATCCTTTAGTTTTGCGCGGAATACCCAAACAGACGATTCGGCAACGAGTTAGCCATTGCCTGGAACAACTGCATATTCCTAATGACTGGTTAGCCAAAAATGAGTTACAGTTGTCATCGGGTCAAAGGCAATTAGTTGCGATCGCGCGTGCTTTAATCATCCACCCCAAAATTTTACTATTAGATGAGCCAACATCAGCCTTGGATGCGGGTACAGCCTCTCATCTGATGCAAATCCTCATTCAACTAGCCCAAACCCAACAAACTACAATTTTGATGGTTAATCACCAGTTAGATTTAGCCCAAATGTTTTGTACAAGGCTGTTACACCTGCACCAAGGCCAGTTGTTAGCAGACAAACCCGCCTCTGAGGTAGATTTAGTCAGTTTACAAGCAAGTTTGACTCAGGCAGAAACTCAAGCCGCACAAGAATGGATTTAAAAACCTCTTATCTGATAAATCACCCTAAACACAACTCTTACAGCACTCTTTGTTTGGATAAAGCAAAATAGCCTAGTCTATAACCTCTAGCCTCTAGCCTCTCTCCTGAAAACTTGTACTGCACCCAACCAAACCCTCTTATGTAGCAGTTGAAGCATAGTTTTAGAAATCCGCAGATGATAAAATCCAGGCAAAATCTATCACCTGTCACCTCTCACCTGTTACCTCTCACCTGCTTCATCACCGTTGAGTAGTTACTGTTGGACGTTGATTGCTAAACCGTTCTTTTGCTAACTTAGTTTGTGATTGGGGAAGATTGGCATTCAAAATTTCCATGTTAAATCTGTATCCCACATTCCGAATAGTTTGAATCAAACTAGGTTGGCGGGGATCAAGTTCTACTTTTTTACGTAGTGATAAAACATGAGTGTCTATCGTGCGCGGGTTGTCAATTGCATCTGGCCAAGCACGACGCAGTAATTCTGAGCGAGACAAAGGTACTCCGCCAGCTTGCGCCAACACATACAACAAACTAAATTCCTGGGGTGTTAAATCAATAAACTCCCCTTGGAACCGGACACGACGCTGCACTAAATCAATTTGCAAAGTGCCATAGTCTAAATAAGCTGGCGCAGTCGGCGTGCGTTTGCGGCGAATTAATGCCTCAACCCTAGCCAAAAACTCCTGCATTCCAAAAGGTTTGCTGAGGTAATCATCGGCCCCCGCCTTTAGTCCTGCGACCACATCCGCCTCGTTGCTACGTGCAGACAGCATTAAGATTAAAGGCTGTTGCTGACGATGCAACCAACGGCAAAACTCGATACCATCTCCATCGGGCAGATCCGCATCTAGAATGACTAGAGTAGGTTGATGGGTTAAAAACACTTCTCTTGCTTGATAAATGCTGGCAGCTTGATTTACCCTATACTCTAACTGTTGCAAGTGCCAACCCAGCAACGACCTCAGATGGGGATTCCCCTCAACGATTTCAATACAAACCGAACCCACGGCGGTAAGACCCCTTAGCGTTGATGACTTTCAAAGTAACAAGCCCATGCTCAAGGTTTTGTAGTCTTTGTTACTTCTACTCACAATTCATTTGACATTTATGCTAAACAAGGGTGGCAATATCTCCCACCTCAGCCTATTTCCAAGGTTAATTAGTAATTTTCTTAAATTTTTGTTAGACTTATCAAAAGTTCTTCTTAACAATCATTTTGCTTTTAGCAAATTGTAACTTGATGAAGAACTTGTACTCAGCCAAATTGTCATCCTTGTAAAAGTCCTTCAGCCTGCTGTTGAAGTCTAGTTTCTGCTTGCTTAAGCTTAACCTCAACCACAAAAATCAGGTTGTTGAAAGAAGAAATCATAAGAATAAATTACTTACCAATCAATTTCCCAGTTTTCTGGAATAGGATCTAAATACGCTGTAGCTGCTGGAGGGGGCAGATCAAAGCAGAATCATTGGCATAACTTATATGCCAAAAACGCTAAAAAAGCGAAAGTGGCACTTCACATTTCAGCGTTAATCATTTACAATTCTCATTCCAAAGAGATCAAACAGCAGTTATGCTTCAAGACACACAAACCATCCGCTATTACCAAAGACTCACAGACGCCTTCGTCGAGCTATGGAATCGCGGTTATCGTATGGACGATATGCGGATGTATTTGGATGGATATCTAGCCGCACTGCGACATGGCAACGCTATCGAGCCATATCTGATTCATCGTCTAGAAGAGGAAGCCAGCCGCTACTTGTACGATGCTTCAAATTTTGCAATGCCGGAACCACAACCACAACACGATTACTACTAAAGCTTTTGCTTTAGCCATTCAAAGTAAACGTAGATTGACGCAGATGATTATAGCACGTTATCTGTATTTATCAAGTGTGCGATGGTGCAAATTTTGGGAGAGAATGTACTGGAGAAAACATCCCCTTTGACTTGTGGTAATTTTGGTAACTCTCATAAGGGGTGTTTAAGATTGTGATTTTAATTAAAAAGCAGAAAATTTTTTATTCACTACTTGCTACTAACCATTGAGTAATTTTTCTGCTTTGGGAAGCGTAGTCCATCAAAAAAGCCCCGTTACAGGGGCTTTTTTGTAATTAAACTTATTTTAAAATTACGAAGCTAGAGCAACTTCCACTTTTTCCTGTAATGAGCCGTTTTGGTACATTTCAATCAGGATGTCGGAACCACCGATGAATTCACCATCAATGTAAACTTGGGGAATAGTCGGCCAGTTGGAATAATCTTTAATGCCTTGACGAATTTCAGAATCCTCCAGAACATTAATCGTCTCGAAGGGAACACCCAAAGTATTGAGGATTTGGACGACGTTGTTAGAAAAACCACATTGAGGCATTAACTTAGTCCCCTTCATGAAAACAAAGATTTTGTTTTGTTTAATTAAGTTCTGAATTCTCTCTTGGACTTCTTGTGACATGGTGTTTTCGTTTCCTATGCTACGGATATAAAAAAATCAATAGTCAATGCTCAACTTAGCTTGGAACTATTGATTTTATGAAGTGGTGGTTGCTTGCCAAGTTTCTGGCGTAAATGTTTTAACTGCCAAGGCGTGAATTGCTTCTGTGGACATAGCTTGCCGCAACGCGCCATAAACTAGCTGATGTTGTTGCACCAGTCCTTTACCTGCAAACTGCGATGATACGACTGTAACTTGATAGTGGTCTCCGCCACCTGTTAAGTCTTGTACTTGTATCTGAGCGTCTTGCAGTTCCGCCTTGATCATAGCCTCAATCTGCTGCGGACTAATCATCGCAATTTCTGAAAAAACTACTTCTCTATTATTAGCAGATTAGGGAGTTGGGAGTGGGGAGTGGGGAGTAGGGGGAAGAGGGATAAGGGGGACAAAGGTTTATTTTTGAGAAGTGGAACCGCCACTACCTTGTCTGGGGTAGGGGGTATCAACAAAACCGAGTTCAAATAGCTGTTGATATGCTTTTTTACCTAAATCGCGTGTGGGATTTTGACTTCTAATAATTTGAATTAATAGTGGTACGGCTAATTCTGGCTGATTTTGGGCGCGATGTACGAGTGCTAGTTGATATGTGGCTTCATCTCGCTTTTGAGCAGTTAAGAAAGCTTTTTGACGTTGAGAGTCAGACACTCTGATGTCAATACCAGAAAAGCTAGAGTTTAGGTCTTGATAAAAGTTAGATAGCTGATTAAAAACTTGCCGTGCTTCTTGGAGTTTTTTGGCAGCGAGGGCATAGTTTTGGGCGGAAACTGCTGCTTCTGCCTCTTTCATCAGTCTTTCTCCGCCTTCAATGCTTAACAGGCTATTGGTTTGGGTGGTAGGACGGAGGTTGTTGGGGTCATTCGGGTCAATGGGCTGTGCTTGTTGGCTATAAGCGGGTGATAGCAAACTCAAGAGGAGGATGACTGAGAAGGAACTGAGGCTAAGAAAAGGCGCAGTTGCAGCTATTTTCATGGATTAAATTGGGTGTGACAAATATATATAAATACTAAGAGAAACTTTGGGTATCTTAACTTTGTTTTCGTTTTAAACAAAACACAGCTATATACTCGGTTTCTTTGCTTTAGACTGAAAATCGGTTTAATCGAGTTCCCAGTGCCTCTGTATACTAATTACCATCGTCTATTATGAGCGATCGCATTAATTCCTCTGATCTTCCAACCACAGGTGTACCAGCCAGCAATTTGGGATTTGTTCTGCAACGCGGTGGTGAAGAATTAGTGTTAGAAAAAGCAACAGACCGTTTCACCATCCGCCCAGCTAACGATTTTACACCTCAACAATTATCTCAGGTAACTTGGGGCATTTGGCAGCGCAGTATTCCCCAAGCACAACTAGAATTATTTCAAGTTCCCCCCGCCCAATTAGATGCGGCGATGTCTCAAGCCCGCGCCGCAGAAACTGTAGCCTTTGCCAGCCATGTTTACACGATTAAAAATAATCCTGGGACTTTTGTTTATTTAGGCGACCAAATTACTATTCAATTTTTAGAAGATATAGCAGCGCCTAGAATTAATGCGATCGCCAGCGCCTATAGTTTAATTCAAGATCAACCTGTTCTGGGTATCCCTAACACTTTCGTATTTTTGGTTAGTAAACAAGCTACAGA
It encodes the following:
- a CDS encoding AAA-like domain-containing protein gives rise to the protein MTQYQYQVGGSLPQDAPTYVRRQADDDLYAGLQAGEFCYVLNSRQMGKSSLRVRVMRQLQDEGFACAAVDITAIGTDDITPEQWYAGVIDTLVGYFNLYTDFDLEIWWNEHNLISPVQRFSKFIETVLLAKISGKIVIFIDEIDSVLSLGFNLDDFFAVIRDCYNRRAEKPEYNRVTFALIGVSTPSDLIQDKGRTPFNIGRAIDLTGFNLDEAEPLARGLATVGNPQEVMAAVLAWTGGQPFLTQKVCKLLVAEFGEESKIQNPKSKIAEWVESVVRKRIIENWEGQDEPEHLKTILYRITRSGELRTGRLLGLYQQILQQGEVATDDSAEQIELRLSGLVVRREGKLRVYNRIYAEVFNSLWCEQLLANLRPYSDAFNAWKAANYLDESRLLRGQALKEALAWRIGKSLTDIDDRFLDASQELERKEVERDLEIAKKEQAILTAANKTARRRVQIALVLLLVSGVAAVGLGVLAGRSNEQLAVARDERDKIDSEKKQKEEELKAAQQRINDANKKVADAEIKVKNAEANLKKQEKIAKQQLDATNLQLAQAQDKENLARKQVEKAQNDLRQAKAQQQEALRGLETAAAAQRLAQGRVRKAQNDLEKTEAERQIALAGIRLERSGLANINRLQFNQVGALLAAMRDGRELKSLIDKRGIKQLQDYPAANPVLALQTILDKVRGITVMAGHEGVVISASFSPDGQRILTASYDKTARLWDLQGREIAKFQGHEGVVIRASFSPDGQRILTASYDNTARLWDLQGREIAKFQGHEGDVNSASFSPDGQRILTASDDKTARLWNVESLEQLLARGCGWLRNYLIYAPNLSEGDRGVCQSGN
- a CDS encoding AAA-like domain-containing protein, with protein sequence MKKILILSAHPSNGRPLRLDQEVREIQAGLKRANSRNKFEIIASWAVRPEDLRRSLLDYEPEIVHFSGHGAGNQGLVLENDAGKGQVVSTEALTKLFSLFKDKIECVLLNACYSEVQAEAIFQHIDCVVGMNQEIGDAAAREFAVGFYDALGADRSYQDAYEFGCNAIDLKNIPESSTPVLKSRKNSVSETTVTSAVFLENPEGQVPLGSAFYIDRPPVETDCYTEILNAGALIRIKAPRQMGKSSLMSRILDYGSKQGYETAYLNFQSADAEFLDSLDMFLQWFCASITDSLGFPDKLDDFWRGVLGSKNKCSNYFQRYLLKEIDAPIVLGLDEVDEIFKHPSIATDFFGLLRAWHERAKNDAIWQKLRLVIVHSKEVYIPLNINQSPFNVGLPVELPELNPAQVKDLVQRHGLNWHNSQVEELISLFGGHPYLVRVALYQMARGRMTWQELEQTAPTESGAYSDHLRRHLLNLQEDEQLLTAFKQVLMADVAVDVGTTAAFKLRSMGLVKFQGNKVMPLCNLYRKYFSDRLGVKISEQ
- a CDS encoding ATP-binding cassette domain-containing protein, with product MDNFTPQAQLRLEQVNLFTKLKSNHQGYPILQNISFQVFPGERIAIFGVTGAGKTSLLRLINRLTEPTSGKIYLENQEYRQIPAIQLRQTVTLVLQESRLLGMTVQQALEYPLVLRGIPKQTIRQRVSHCLEQLHIPNDWLAKNELQLSSGQRQLVAIARALIIHPKILLLDEPTSALDAGTASHLMQILIQLAQTQQTTILMVNHQLDLAQMFCTRLLHLHQGQLLADKPASEVDLVSLQASLTQAETQAAQEWI
- a CDS encoding response regulator transcription factor; translated protein: MGSVCIEIVEGNPHLRSLLGWHLQQLEYRVNQAASIYQAREVFLTHQPTLVILDADLPDGDGIEFCRWLHRQQQPLILMLSARSNEADVVAGLKAGADDYLSKPFGMQEFLARVEALIRRKRTPTAPAYLDYGTLQIDLVQRRVRFQGEFIDLTPQEFSLLYVLAQAGGVPLSRSELLRRAWPDAIDNPRTIDTHVLSLRKKVELDPRQPSLIQTIRNVGYRFNMEILNANLPQSQTKLAKERFSNQRPTVTTQR
- a CDS encoding DUF6761 family protein, producing the protein MLQDTQTIRYYQRLTDAFVELWNRGYRMDDMRMYLDGYLAALRHGNAIEPYLIHRLEEEASRYLYDASNFAMPEPQPQHDYY
- the grxD gene encoding Grx4 family monothiol glutaredoxin, with translation MSQEVQERIQNLIKQNKIFVFMKGTKLMPQCGFSNNVVQILNTLGVPFETINVLEDSEIRQGIKDYSNWPTIPQVYIDGEFIGGSDILIEMYQNGSLQEKVEVALAS
- a CDS encoding BolA family protein, encoding MISPQQIEAMIKAELQDAQIQVQDLTGGGDHYQVTVVSSQFAGKGLVQQHQLVYGALRQAMSTEAIHALAVKTFTPETWQATTTS